From the genome of Pseudarthrobacter sp. NIBRBAC000502772:
CGCAGGCCAACGAGCCGGCGGATCCGCCGGCCGCGCAGCAGATGCCGGCCCCCACCCCGGGCTTCCCCCTGCCCAGCACGCACAGCCAGCAGGCCTATGACCCGGCGTCGGACTTCACCTCGAAGTGGACCCGCGCGGACGCCAAGCAGATCATGGCCCAAAGCGACTCCACAGTGGCTCCCGGCGTGAACTCCATGAGCCCGGACGTCACCATGCCGGAGATCCCCGAAGACTTCCCCGCCATGAATGACGACGTCTGGGTCTGGGACACCTGGTCCCTCACGGACGAAAACGCGAACCAGATCAGCTACAAGGGCTGGGACGTCATCTTCTCCCTCGTCGCCGACCGCGACGCTGGCTACGGCTTCGACCAGCGCCACTGGAACGCCCGGATCGGCTACTTCTTCCGCAAGACCAACGCTGACCCGGCCACGGACAAGTGGAACTACGGCGGACACGTCTTCGCTGACGGCGCGTCCATCGGCAACACCGAGTGGTCCGGTTCCACCCGCCTGATGCAGGGCGACCACGTCAACGTGTTCTACACGGCCACCACGTTCTACGACGTGGCCGAGCGGAACGCCGGCGGCGGCGGCATCGCCCCTGACGCTGCCATCGCCAAGGCGCTCGGCAACATCCACGCCGACCAAAACGGCGTCACCTTCGACGGTTTCACGCACACCAAGCTCCTTGAGCCCGACGGCGAGATGTACCAGAACAAGGCCCAGAACCCCGGCTTCGCCTTCCGCGATCCGTACACGTTTGAGGACCCGGCACACCCCGGCAAGACCTACATGGTCTTCGAAGGCAACACCGGCGGCACCCGTGGAGAATACGAGTGCAAGGCCGAGGACCTCGGCTACCAGCCGGGAGACCCCAACGCCGAGAGCCTCAACGAGGTCAACAGCATCGGGGCCTACTACCAGACAGCCAACGTTGGCCTGGCAGTCGCGGACAACAAGGACCTGACCAAGTGGTCCTTCCTGCCGCCTATCCTGTCCGCGAACTGCGTCAACGACCAGACGGAACGCCCGCAGATCTTCATCCAGAACGAAGGCGGCAAGAACAAGTACTACCTGTTCACCATCAGCCACCAGTTCACCTACGCGGCCGGAATGCGCGGCCCTGACGGCGTCTACGGCTTCGCCGGCGACGGCATCCGGTCGGACTACCAGCCGATGAACAACAGCGGCCTGGCCCTGGCCTCGCCGACGGACCTGAACCTGCCGTCCGAATCCCCGGAAAGGCCAACCCCCAGCCAGAATGGCCGGCAGTTCCAGGCCTATTCGCACTACGTGCAGCCGGGCGGCCTCGTGCAGTCCTTCATCGACAACGTGAACGGTGTCCGCGGCGGATCCCTGTCACCCACCGTGAAGATCAACTTCCGCGACGGAATTTCACAGGTTGACCGCACCTTCGGCCAGAACGGCCTTGGCCCGTTCGGCTACCTGCCCACCAACCTCAACGTCGGCGGTGCCGGCCACTACAAGTGACCGGCATTACCGGTGACCGGCACCAGCAGTAGCCAGCACCTCCCCTGACCGGGGCGAAATCAGTAAACGGGGACGTCCGTGACATTCACGGGCGTCCCCGCCTCAAATTTTAGGATCCCCATGCTTTTCTTCGCCGCTTCCCGGCCGCACCTGAGCAGCCCGGACAGACGCAGGTCCAGCAGACCGGCCCTTTCCGCCGTCGTCGCCCTGCTCCTGGCGGTGACAGCCGCCGGCTGCACCCCTGATTCGCAGAACGTGAATCCCGACGCCGGGAGCCACCCTCCTGAGGGTTCCTCCCAAGGTGCCGCAACGCCGTCGGCCGGCGATCCCTGGCGTCCTGCGGCGCACCTGACGCCGTCAAAGAACTGGATGAATGATCCCAACGGCCTGGTGTACGAAGACGGCACCTACCACGCGTTCTACCAGTACAATCCGAAGGGCAACGACTGGGGCAACATGTCCTGGGGCCATTCCACCAGCACCGACCTGGTGCACTGGGAGGAAGAACCGGTGGCCATGGAGGCCACGGAGACCGAGGAAATCTTCTCCGGCTCGATCGTGGTGGACACTGACAACACCTCGGGGCTGGGCAGCAAGGACCAGCCGGCCATGGTCGCCCTATATACGAGTGCGTACAAGGAAAATGCCCCGCTGCCCAAGGGCTCCCAGGCCCAGTCCGTCGCGTACAGCCTTGACCACGGCCGCACCTGGAAGAAGTACCAGGACAATCCGGTGGTGGATCTGCAACCCTCTTCGCTGAACTTCCGCGATCCCAAAGTCACCTGGTACGAGCCGGGACAATACTGGGTCATGACCACCGTCGTGGCCGACGACCACGTGGTGAAGCTCTATAAATCCAAGGACCTGCTGCACTGGGACTTCCTCAGCGACTTCTCCGGTGTCGGCGCCCAGGGCGGACTGTGGGAGATGCCTGAACTCCTGGAGGTTCCCGTCGAAGGGACCAACGAGCGGCGCTGGGTCATGCTCCTCAGCATCAACCCAGGGGGCATAGCCGGCGGCTCAGGGATGCAGTACTTCACGGGAGAGTTCGACGGCGTGACGTTCCGCGCCCAGGGTGCCGCCAGTCCGGACGCTCCGCTGCAGGACCACCAATGGGTGGATTACGGCGCGGACTTCTACGCCGCCACCACCATCTCCGGAGCCCCCGGCGGCAAGCCCGTCCTCTTCGGCTGGATGGGGAACTGGGACTACGCCCAGAAGATGCCCACCACCCCGTGGCGCGGCGCCATGGCAATTCCCCGCGAACTGACGCTCTCCGGTGGCAGCAGCAACGGTAACGACGACGGCGGCAGGCCCGCCTTGCGCTCGTCCATCGCCGCTGCCCCCGCTGGAGTTTTGTCCAGCGGAGCTGCCTCCGAGCGGCAACTCACCGTTGCCGATGAAAGCAAGCCGCTGGGGGAGGACTTCTCCTCCAGGTCCCAACTCCTTGATGTTGAACTGACACCGGACGGTGCTGCGGAGGCCGGAATCAACCTGCGCGGGCTCAAGATCCGCTACCAGGCGCAGTCCGGCACGCTGACGGTTGACCGGTCCGGGGCAGGGACCTCAAACTTTTCGGACAAGTTCAGCCCCTACCACCAGGTGAGCGTCCCACTGGTGGACGGAAAACTGAAGCTGCGGATCCTGCTCGATACCTCCTCGGTGGAAGTGTTCGCCCCCGGAAGCGGCACTGTTGTCACAGACCTTTTCCTGCCCGACTGGTCCACCACTGACACGTCGGTGTTCAGCGAAGGCGGAAAGACCGGATTCACGCTGACCGGCCGGAAGCTGGCCTGACTCGCCACGGATTCCCGTGCGTTCCCACACGCAGGGGATAGGGTTGGGAACAACAGAAGGGGAAGTGTCTGATGGAATACCAGAACCCACAACCCGATGCGGGCGTCGAGCGCCAGCATGCTAACAGCAACCATGCCGCCAGCCAGGCGCCCGTTCCCGGTCACGGCCGCACCGTGATCGCTGAGACCGCCGTGGCAAAAGTTGCCGGCATTGCTGCCCGTGCCGTGCCCGGCGTCTATTCTTTGGGGTCGGCTCCGTCGCGTGCGCTGGGAGCCATCCGGGACGCCGTCGGCAGTTCGGACCACGCTGCAGGCGTCCGTGCCGAGGTGGGTGAGACGCAGGTGGCGGTGGACATCAGCCTGGTGGCCTCCTACGGGTCGCCCCTGCATTCGCTGGCCGATCAGGTCAGGGCAGCCGTTTACCGCGCGGTCGAGGAACTCGTCGGCCTGCAGGTCATTGAGGTGAACGTCGAAATAACCGATGTCTATGTGGCGCCGCCGGCGAAGGCCGGAGCCCCCGCCATCGCCGTCGCCGAGAGGGAGGCACTGCTGTGAATCTGACCGTTGTGGGCATCGCCATGGGCGCCTTCGTGGCGTTTATGTCCTTCCAGTTCGGGCTGTGGGGCTTCCTGGTCTCGCTCCTCTTTATGGCCATCGGCGCCCTCCTGGGCCGCGCAGCGGAAGGGAAACTGGACCTGCGCGGCGTCCTGGATGCCATCATCGGCCGGCGCTCCTCGTCATGACGTCAGCCGCACCGATCCAGGGCCGGGTCCTGAGCGGCCACAACCGCATCAGCACGCAGGCACTGACCAGCCTTGCCAGGACAGCGGCCGCGGAGGCCCTCGGTGTGGATCCCCATGATGTCCGGGCGGACTGGACGGACGACGACGGTCTGCTGGCGTTATCGCTGGTGTCACCTATCAGGATCCCGCCCCTGGCCACCGTGCTCAGGGACGCAGGCCGGGTCGCCACATTCGGCGGTTCCATTTGGGACCGGACGGTTGATGCCAAAGCCAGGATCCTTTCGACGGTCACGGCCCTCAGCGGTGCCCGTCTGAGCAGGGTGGATATCCGTATCAGCGGCGTTAAGCCGATCGAGGGAGGCAGGGTCCAGTGAGCGGCGGAACAGTGGACGGGGACCTGGCGGATTCGAGGCCAACAAGCCGCGCCCGGGCCCAGCCGCAACCTGACATGCGCAGGGTCGTTTACCGGGAAACCCATTCCACCCGGGCAGCGGTGGCAACAGTGGCGGCCGTACTGGTAATGGGACTGGCCGGCTACGGTCTTCTCGAAGCGGCCGTGCACGCCATCGGACAGCCGGCTTGGCTGATCGAACCACAGCTGGCGGCGGAGCGCATCATTGCACTTCCGGCGGGTATCCCGCCGTTGCTGCTCGGTGCGAGCGGCGCCGTCGTAGCGATGGTGGGACTGTTTTTCCTGCTCAACGCCATCCTGCCGGGAAGACGCGCCCGGCACGTGCTGAACGGCACCACGCTGAACGGCACCGGATCTTCGTCCGCCGTGGTGGTCGATGACGAGGTCATCGCTTCCGCCCTGGCACGCAGCGCACGGCTCGTTGCCAATGTCACCCCGGAGCAGGTCATGGTGGTGGTGTCCCGGCGGCAGATTATCGTCAACGTGCGCCCCACCTCAGGGGTTCCAGTAGCGGAAGCGGCGGTGCTGGCCGCAGTCCAGGACGAACTCAGCGGGATGTCTCTGGTCCCGGAACCTGACGTCCGCGTGAACATTTCCACCGTAGGAGTGATTGGAGCATGACCGCCACACCCACGCTCCTCAACAGGATCCTGCTGGGCATCCTCGGACTCAAGCTGCTTGCCGTGGGCATCCTGCTCGTCCTGCTGGCCACCGTTCCACCCGTGGCAATCTGGTGGCATGCCTGGTCCGGATCAGCCTGGCGCAGCGTCAGCCAGGCCTTCGACAACACCCGCTTTCCGGGACGTCCGGAAAGCTGGCTCTGGATTGTGATGGCGCTTGCCCTGGTGGTTCTGATCGGCCTGATGGTTGCCTGGATCGCGCAGCAGGGCAAAGGCCGGAGCAACTTGCTGGTGGCCGAGTACGATCCCGGGACAGTTGCCGGGGATGTCCGGATCAGCGGTGGAGTAGCGGAACAGGCGTTGAAGCACGCCTTGGCTGAACGGCCCGATCTGGCGGGTGCCACGGTGGCTACATACGATGTCCAGGGCGGCCCTGCCTTGAAAATCCGGCTCCAGCCGCGCCAGGGCGTGGCGCCGCATCTCCTTGCGGCCGAGGTCTCTGCCCTGGTGGACGCCTTGGACCAAGTGGTGGGAAAACGGACACCCGTCCTGATTCACATTGGTGCTGGGGCCAGGACACGGTTCAGCCGCGCTGAGCGCGTCCGTTAGTGTGATCCGGGGGACATCTGTTCGTGCCGATGCCGGCGAATTTAGCCAGGCAACGGGCCACCACCACTGCCCGGATGGAATAACCGGGGAATCAAGGAGAACACCATGAGCGAGCAAGTAACTGGCAGCGGAGCGGCAAACGAAGGCGCGGCAGAAAAGGCCAAGGTATTCGCTGGCGAGGCTGCGGAGAACGTGAAGGAATTCGCTGGCGAGGCTGCGGAGAACGTGAAGGAATTCGCTGGCGAGGCTGCGGAGAACGTGAAGGAATTCGCTGGCGAGGCTGCGGAGAACGTGAAGGAATTCGCGGCCGAAGCTGGAGAAAACGTCAAGGAGTTCCTCGACGGCGACGTGGCTGAGAACGCCAAGGAACTCGCTGGCGATGTTGCTGAAAATGCCAAGGAACTGGCCGGCAGCGTGACCGAGAACGTGAAGGGCTTTGGCGCAAAGATCGCCGGTCTGTTCAAGGGCGGCAAGTAGGCCCAAGAGTAGAACAACGGGCTCATATTCCGCGAGCGTAACCGATTGCCGTACCGATATGCCCCTTCAGGAAGTCCTTCCTGAAGGGGCATATCTCTGCTCTGGGGACAACTTGAGGTGCCCCCTTCCGCAGTTCTCCGTCCTAGATCTCCTTTCGGACACGACGTGTGTAAGCGCTTGCATTCCTGGCCTGGGCTCGATTAGTGTGTGATTCACACCACGTGATGACGTACGTCACCTTAGTCTCACCTGTTGAAGTTCTGTAACTCACCGAGGAGTCCTCAGCATGAAAAACCGCAAATACCTGCTTCCGGTTGCTGCCACCGGAATTCTGGCACTGTCCCTGACAGCCTGTAGTCCCGGCGGGGGCGGTGGCGGCACCACCGGCAGTGACTGCTCTCCCTACGAGAGTTACGGCAAGCACGACGGCAAGACCGTCTCCGTCTACTCCACCATCGTGGACATCGAAGCTACCAATCTGGAAACCGCCTGGGCAACGTTTGAGGAATGCACCGGCGCAACCATCAAGTACGAGGGCAGCAAGGAATTCGAGACCCAGATCGGTGTCCGGGCCAAGGCTGGAAACGCCCCGGACGTCGCCATCTTCCCGCAGCCAGGCCTCCTGGCCGATCAGGCCAAGGCAGGCGGCCTGAAGCCGGCTCCGAAGGCAGTCTCGGATCTTGTGGACAAGAACTGGTCCGCTGACTGGAAGAAGTACGGCACGGTGGACGGGACCTTCTATGCGGCACCGATGCTCGCGAACGTCAAGGGTTACGTCTGGTACGCCCCGAAGACGTTCAAGGACAAGGGCTGGGAAGTTCCCAAGACCTGGGACGAAATGCTGACACTGTCCAAGAAGATCGCCGATGACGGCACCATGAAGCCGTGGTGTGCCGGCTTCGAATCCGGCGAAGCGACTGGCTGGCCGGGCACTGACTGGGTCGAGGATGTTGTCCTCCGCGCCCAGGGCCCCGAGGTCTACGACCAGTGGGTCACGCACGGAATTCCCTTCAACGACCCCAAGATTGTGGATGCGCTGAACCAGACCGGCGAGATCCTCCTGAACTCCGACTATGTCAACGGCGGATTTGGCGACGTTCGTTCAATCCTGACCACCGGCTTCGCGCAGGCAGGTCAGCCCGTCCTCGATGGCCAGTGCGCCATGCACCACCAGGCCAACTTCCAGGCAGCCAACTGGCCGGAAGGGACCGCTGTGGCTCCCGATGGCGACGTCTGGGCCTTCATGACGCCTCCGATCGACCCCAGCAAGGGCCAGGCAATCACCGGCGGCGGCGAGATGGTGGGCGCTTACAAGGACACCCCGGAGACGCAGGCCTTCCTGGCTTACTTGGCCAGCGCCGAGTTCGCCAACAACCGCGTCAAGCTCGGTGGCGTCATCAGTGCCAACAAGGGACTGGACCCGGCGAGTGCCCAGACGGAACTCGACAAGCAGTCCATCGCACTGCTCCAGGATCCGGACACCGTCTTCCGCTTCGACGGCTCTGACCTGATGCCGGGCGCTGTAGGCTCCAACTCCTTCTGGAAGGGCATCGTTGCATGGATCAACGGCACTCCCGCCCAGCAGGTTGCCGACAGCATCGAAGGCAGCTGGCCTAAGAGCTAACCTCCTTCGCATCGCGCCCTTGGGACATCAAGTCCCAAGGGCGCGATGTCGATTCCGAACAAACAGATCCACGCACACCACGGAGGTTGGGCAATGGAGTTTCTTGGAGGAAAATTTCTTCAAGTTTTTATCGCCTTGGCGGTTTTTGCCGCGCTAATTGGGCTGATCATGCTGATTGTGGACAGGGCTCCCAAATCAGTCAAAGACAAACTGACGATCGTTGGCTTTTTGGCGCCGGCGGCAATCCTGATGCTGGTCGGCCTGGTTTATCCCGCCGTGCAGACATCATTCCTGGCATTCACGAATGCCTCCGGCCAACCCAACGGAGTCG
Proteins encoded in this window:
- a CDS encoding glycoside hydrolase family 32 protein — translated: MLFFAASRPHLSSPDRRRSSRPALSAVVALLLAVTAAGCTPDSQNVNPDAGSHPPEGSSQGAATPSAGDPWRPAAHLTPSKNWMNDPNGLVYEDGTYHAFYQYNPKGNDWGNMSWGHSTSTDLVHWEEEPVAMEATETEEIFSGSIVVDTDNTSGLGSKDQPAMVALYTSAYKENAPLPKGSQAQSVAYSLDHGRTWKKYQDNPVVDLQPSSLNFRDPKVTWYEPGQYWVMTTVVADDHVVKLYKSKDLLHWDFLSDFSGVGAQGGLWEMPELLEVPVEGTNERRWVMLLSINPGGIAGGSGMQYFTGEFDGVTFRAQGAASPDAPLQDHQWVDYGADFYAATTISGAPGGKPVLFGWMGNWDYAQKMPTTPWRGAMAIPRELTLSGGSSNGNDDGGRPALRSSIAAAPAGVLSSGAASERQLTVADESKPLGEDFSSRSQLLDVELTPDGAAEAGINLRGLKIRYQAQSGTLTVDRSGAGTSNFSDKFSPYHQVSVPLVDGKLKLRILLDTSSVEVFAPGSGTVVTDLFLPDWSTTDTSVFSEGGKTGFTLTGRKLA
- a CDS encoding glycoside hydrolase family 68 protein, encoding MHKHPQPVRMLRWRPAAAALAAAVVASVFLAVPSAQANEPADPPAAQQMPAPTPGFPLPSTHSQQAYDPASDFTSKWTRADAKQIMAQSDSTVAPGVNSMSPDVTMPEIPEDFPAMNDDVWVWDTWSLTDENANQISYKGWDVIFSLVADRDAGYGFDQRHWNARIGYFFRKTNADPATDKWNYGGHVFADGASIGNTEWSGSTRLMQGDHVNVFYTATTFYDVAERNAGGGGIAPDAAIAKALGNIHADQNGVTFDGFTHTKLLEPDGEMYQNKAQNPGFAFRDPYTFEDPAHPGKTYMVFEGNTGGTRGEYECKAEDLGYQPGDPNAESLNEVNSIGAYYQTANVGLAVADNKDLTKWSFLPPILSANCVNDQTERPQIFIQNEGGKNKYYLFTISHQFTYAAGMRGPDGVYGFAGDGIRSDYQPMNNSGLALASPTDLNLPSESPERPTPSQNGRQFQAYSHYVQPGGLVQSFIDNVNGVRGGSLSPTVKINFRDGISQVDRTFGQNGLGPFGYLPTNLNVGGAGHYK
- a CDS encoding Asp23/Gls24 family envelope stress response protein; the protein is MEYQNPQPDAGVERQHANSNHAASQAPVPGHGRTVIAETAVAKVAGIAARAVPGVYSLGSAPSRALGAIRDAVGSSDHAAGVRAEVGETQVAVDISLVASYGSPLHSLADQVRAAVYRAVEELVGLQVIEVNVEITDVYVAPPAKAGAPAIAVAEREALL
- a CDS encoding ABC transporter substrate-binding protein is translated as MKNRKYLLPVAATGILALSLTACSPGGGGGGTTGSDCSPYESYGKHDGKTVSVYSTIVDIEATNLETAWATFEECTGATIKYEGSKEFETQIGVRAKAGNAPDVAIFPQPGLLADQAKAGGLKPAPKAVSDLVDKNWSADWKKYGTVDGTFYAAPMLANVKGYVWYAPKTFKDKGWEVPKTWDEMLTLSKKIADDGTMKPWCAGFESGEATGWPGTDWVEDVVLRAQGPEVYDQWVTHGIPFNDPKIVDALNQTGEILLNSDYVNGGFGDVRSILTTGFAQAGQPVLDGQCAMHHQANFQAANWPEGTAVAPDGDVWAFMTPPIDPSKGQAITGGGEMVGAYKDTPETQAFLAYLASAEFANNRVKLGGVISANKGLDPASAQTELDKQSIALLQDPDTVFRFDGSDLMPGAVGSNSFWKGIVAWINGTPAQQVADSIEGSWPKS
- a CDS encoding DUF6286 domain-containing protein translates to MRRVVYRETHSTRAAVATVAAVLVMGLAGYGLLEAAVHAIGQPAWLIEPQLAAERIIALPAGIPPLLLGASGAVVAMVGLFFLLNAILPGRRARHVLNGTTLNGTGSSSAVVVDDEVIASALARSARLVANVTPEQVMVVVSRRQIIVNVRPTSGVPVAEAAVLAAVQDELSGMSLVPEPDVRVNISTVGVIGA